In Solanum pennellii chromosome 7, SPENNV200, the following are encoded in one genomic region:
- the LOC107024750 gene encoding uncharacterized protein LOC107024750, producing the protein MEEQSFFTNFLVNLRSSCKYYTGYPKDLGPSKVIHFTSEREFVQLLHQGYPVVVAFTIKSNYSKHLDKVFEESAAEFYPHVKFLRVECPKYPGFCITRQKTEYPFVEIFHSPEQAAAQGRVADPNITKYSVKVLPVSSHVCEVSVEKMITIFASVLEILCAKLYCTTLKL; encoded by the exons ATGGAGGAACAATCATTCTTTACCAACTTCCTTGTCAACCTTCGTTCCTCTTGCAA GTATTACACAGGCTATCCTAAAGATCTTGGGCCATCGAAGGTTATTCACTTTACCTCGGAAAGGGAATTTGTCCAACTTCTTCATCAAGGCTACCCGGTAGTCGTTGCATTTACGATCAA GAGTAACTACAGCAAACATCTTGACAAAGTTTTTGAGGAGTCTGCAGCCGAGTTTTATCCACATGTAAAATTTTTACGT GTCGAATGCCCAAAGTACCCAGGGTTTTGCATAACAAGACAAAAGACGGAATATCCATTTGTAGAGATATTTCATAGTCCAGAACAG GCAGCTGCTCAGGGAAGGGTTGCTGATCCTAATATTACCAAATACTCTGTCAAAGTTTTACCTGTAAGTTCTCATGTTTGTGAAGTATCTGTAGAGAAAATGATTACTATATTTGCTTCTGTCCTTGAGATTTTATGTGCAAAATTATATTGTACTACATTGAAGTTATAG